In one window of Bdellovibrio bacteriovorus DNA:
- a CDS encoding ABC-F family ATP-binding cassette domain-containing protein produces MIHLSNISKQHGNKILYRNGSFQINSGEKIGLVGPNGAGKTTIFRIITGEEGVDGGTVSKSDRTVIGYFSQNIEDMRGKTALEEVKSAVGNIGDMQARMQEYEAKLSDPDLDPDEMMKILETYGELQGEFERLGGYDLESRAAEILTGLGIGPDDYNRPTESFSGGWKMRIALAKILVLNPEVLLMDEPTNHLDVESIVWLEEWLVNFKGAILMTSHDRDFMNRLVTKIVEIANKTITVYGGNYDFYERESQVRKEQLIAAAKRQEDMLAKEEEFIARFAARASHAAQVQSRVKKLEKIDRIEIPPEELEIKFEWPVPPRGGDEVVKFENLGKIWKTDDGKEKNVFSGANALVKRMDRIAVVGVNGAGKSTLLKIIAGETEPTSGKVALGASINLGYFSQNSLDVLDPKMTIIDEVHSRMPNAGLGTVRTLLGAFKFSGEDAEKKISILSGGEKSRVVLATILAQPVNLLILDEPTNHLDIVSRELLLEAIKNFPGTVMLVSHDRHFLREVTTRVFEVDRNHLRIYEGDYDYYQHKKQQELAAR; encoded by the coding sequence ATGATTCACTTAAGCAATATTTCTAAGCAGCACGGGAATAAGATCCTGTACCGTAACGGTTCTTTTCAAATTAACTCCGGCGAAAAAATTGGCCTGGTTGGTCCCAATGGTGCGGGTAAAACCACGATCTTTCGTATCATCACCGGCGAAGAGGGTGTAGACGGCGGAACGGTTTCAAAATCGGATCGCACGGTGATTGGTTACTTCTCGCAAAACATCGAAGACATGCGCGGGAAAACGGCACTGGAAGAAGTGAAATCCGCGGTGGGCAATATCGGTGACATGCAAGCACGCATGCAGGAATACGAAGCCAAACTTTCGGATCCAGATTTAGATCCGGATGAAATGATGAAGATCTTAGAGACCTACGGGGAACTTCAAGGGGAGTTTGAACGTCTTGGTGGATACGATCTTGAATCACGTGCCGCAGAAATCTTAACCGGTCTTGGTATCGGCCCTGATGATTATAATCGTCCGACCGAAAGCTTTTCCGGCGGTTGGAAAATGCGTATCGCCTTAGCAAAAATCCTTGTACTCAATCCTGAAGTTTTGCTGATGGACGAACCAACGAACCACTTAGATGTGGAATCTATCGTGTGGCTGGAAGAGTGGCTGGTGAATTTTAAAGGTGCCATCTTAATGACATCGCATGACCGTGATTTTATGAATCGCTTGGTCACGAAGATTGTCGAAATCGCTAATAAAACCATCACCGTTTACGGGGGCAACTACGATTTCTATGAACGTGAAAGCCAAGTTCGCAAAGAGCAATTGATTGCCGCGGCAAAACGTCAAGAAGACATGCTCGCGAAAGAAGAAGAATTTATCGCGCGCTTTGCCGCCCGCGCCTCCCATGCGGCGCAAGTGCAATCGCGCGTGAAGAAGTTGGAAAAAATTGATCGTATCGAAATCCCGCCAGAAGAATTGGAAATCAAATTTGAATGGCCCGTCCCCCCTCGCGGCGGGGATGAGGTTGTTAAATTTGAAAACCTAGGAAAAATTTGGAAGACCGATGACGGCAAAGAGAAAAACGTATTTTCCGGGGCCAACGCCTTAGTTAAACGCATGGATCGCATCGCGGTGGTCGGGGTCAACGGGGCAGGTAAATCCACGTTGTTAAAAATTATCGCCGGTGAAACCGAGCCGACTTCGGGCAAGGTGGCCTTAGGGGCTTCGATCAATTTAGGTTATTTCAGCCAGAACTCTTTGGACGTTTTAGATCCTAAAATGACGATCATTGATGAGGTTCACTCACGCATGCCCAATGCGGGGTTAGGCACCGTGCGAACTCTATTAGGGGCCTTTAAGTTTTCCGGGGAAGATGCAGAGAAAAAAATCTCGATCCTTTCTGGAGGTGAAAAATCCCGCGTGGTGTTAGCGACGATCTTAGCGCAACCGGTGAATCTTTTAATTCTGGATGAGCCGACGAATCATTTAGATATCGTTTCGCGTGAATTGCTTTTAGAAGCTATTAAAAACTTCCCGGGCACGGTTATGCTCGTATCGCATGACCGCCATTTCTTAAGAGAAGTCACCACTCGCGTGTTTGAAGTTGATCGCAATCATTTGCGCATCTATGAGGGTGATTACGACTATTACCAACATAAAAAACAACAGGAACTGGCGGCACGCTAG
- a CDS encoding MarR family winged helix-turn-helix transcriptional regulator: MSQTSVKYRPEVGEVMDYIRHIFKALRVSSSHFEKELGLSVAQIFVLKKLKDEPGLSINDLALRTTTHQSSVSVVVKKLEEQGLVSRTVSVEDSRRVVVSLTEAGLAKLETIPGTIQEQMLETLQNMNPEKTAKLAGLMKEFCMQAKIVDSEVAPMFEEIKPGSDIR; this comes from the coding sequence ATGAGTCAAACTTCTGTTAAATATCGTCCTGAAGTCGGTGAAGTGATGGATTACATCCGTCATATCTTTAAAGCTCTGCGTGTCTCTTCTAGCCATTTTGAAAAAGAATTGGGATTAAGTGTGGCGCAGATTTTTGTTTTAAAAAAACTAAAAGATGAGCCGGGTCTTTCTATTAATGACCTTGCTCTAAGAACGACAACTCATCAGAGTTCGGTTTCGGTTGTCGTAAAAAAGCTGGAAGAGCAGGGGTTGGTATCTCGCACGGTTTCTGTTGAAGACTCTCGCCGTGTGGTGGTTTCCTTGACGGAAGCGGGTCTTGCGAAACTAGAGACCATCCCGGGTACGATTCAAGAACAAATGCTTGAGACTTTGCAAAATATGAATCCCGAAAAAACAGCCAAACTTGCCGGTCTTATGAAAGAGTTCTGCATGCAGGCAAAGATTGTGGATTCAGAAGTCGCTCCGATGTTTGAGGAAATCAAACCCGGATCTGATATCCGATAG
- a CDS encoding thermonuclease family protein: MKPHLFLTSIIAASGILSACSPSTPAQADFTVTTKPSEECLHDEKTFRCVKVLKNYDGDTITVNIPNVPPLIGKNISVRVFGIDTPEVKTKNQCEKEAGRIAKNLVSATLKNAKTVELHNVRRDKYFRILADVKVDGRSLKDILLKNKLAYEYDGGTKKRLDWCKVVRLPANSGR, encoded by the coding sequence ATGAAGCCACATCTTTTTCTAACCTCTATCATTGCTGCTTCCGGAATTTTAAGTGCCTGCTCTCCGTCCACCCCCGCTCAAGCCGACTTTACGGTGACGACAAAACCTTCTGAGGAATGCCTTCACGATGAAAAGACCTTTCGCTGCGTGAAGGTTTTAAAGAACTATGACGGCGACACGATCACCGTGAACATCCCTAATGTTCCACCCTTGATTGGCAAAAATATTTCGGTGCGGGTTTTCGGAATCGACACCCCGGAAGTAAAAACTAAGAACCAGTGTGAAAAAGAGGCCGGCCGCATTGCTAAAAACTTGGTCAGCGCGACTTTAAAAAATGCCAAAACAGTAGAACTGCACAATGTTCGCCGTGATAAGTATTTTCGTATTTTAGCGGATGTGAAAGTCGATGGTCGTTCTTTGAAAGATATTCTTTTAAAGAACAAATTGGCTTACGAATACGATGGTGGCACCAAGAAACGCCTTGATTGGTGCAAGGTTGTTCGTCTGCCCGCCAATTCGGGACGATAA
- a CDS encoding TIGR02147 family protein, protein MKKPSVFEYLDIVTFLRDDFAYRKSVAPNFSYEAWASELGFQSRSYVRMILLGKKKISDNFAEYYIKACRMNSKEAEYFLILLKYSQTGRLEERQVYGEKLMQILRSVSQREIINPSAEFYSRTLYSRLLTLLGFKDIQTSVSSLSEILVVDPMEVQKALELLEQLGLAAANEHQGVRVWQTALGKYTVPSQIGSADLMKYHEGSLMEAIQAFPQSKENRYYKSLLVPLSPEEVDQLKQLVETFCSEQLTRFQSSYLAQRRLFQVNLNYYAVSQPLADTIVESDVSLSEEKCRNFRQLS, encoded by the coding sequence ATGAAAAAACCATCCGTTTTTGAATATTTAGATATCGTCACCTTTTTGCGTGACGATTTCGCGTATAGGAAATCCGTGGCGCCCAATTTCTCTTATGAGGCATGGGCCTCAGAGTTGGGTTTCCAAAGTCGCTCTTATGTCCGTATGATCTTGTTAGGCAAAAAAAAAATATCCGATAATTTCGCCGAATACTACATAAAAGCTTGCCGTATGAATTCCAAAGAGGCCGAGTATTTTTTAATCCTATTGAAATACTCACAGACAGGAAGGCTTGAAGAAAGGCAAGTTTACGGGGAAAAATTGATGCAGATTCTGAGAAGTGTCTCACAAAGAGAAATCATAAATCCATCGGCAGAATTTTATTCCCGCACGCTTTATTCCCGCCTTCTAACACTTTTGGGTTTCAAAGATATCCAAACCTCCGTGTCTTCTTTGTCCGAAATTCTTGTGGTGGACCCCATGGAAGTGCAAAAAGCCCTGGAGCTTTTGGAACAATTAGGATTGGCGGCGGCCAATGAGCACCAGGGCGTGCGGGTTTGGCAAACGGCGCTTGGAAAATACACCGTGCCTTCTCAGATCGGCAGTGCTGATTTGATGAAATATCACGAGGGTAGCTTGATGGAAGCCATTCAGGCTTTTCCCCAGTCTAAAGAAAATCGATACTATAAAAGCTTACTCGTCCCTCTTTCCCCAGAAGAGGTCGATCAATTAAAACAACTAGTTGAAACCTTTTGCTCTGAACAGCTAACCCGCTTCCAATCTTCTTATTTAGCGCAGCGGCGGCTCTTTCAGGTGAATCTGAATTATTATGCTGTTTCCCAACCCTTGGCCGACACGATTGTCGAGAGCGATGTTTCTCTTTCAGAGGAGAAGTGTCGAAACTTTAGACAACTGTCATAG
- a CDS encoding pseudouridine synthase, producing MISAVFENEHFFIADKPSGVLTTPSRFAEEDGRRCLGKELQDQLGFQIYPVHRLDFEVSGLVVFAKNADSHRAANGWFEKKQVHKSYQALTTSQSFVHIPADVENNREAISLVPGQGYAWESRQLRGKRRAYESSQGKPCLTHAHFLGTNPAGFLQWDLEPVTGRPHQLRFDLSRHGFPIVGDILYGSSVECAPNTIALRSYRIDFQSCAQAAKFGLPSKIEVIAL from the coding sequence ATGATCTCGGCCGTTTTTGAAAATGAACATTTTTTTATTGCTGATAAACCTTCTGGAGTTTTGACGACCCCCAGTCGGTTTGCGGAAGAAGATGGGCGTCGCTGTTTAGGTAAGGAACTGCAAGATCAGTTGGGCTTTCAAATTTACCCCGTACACCGTTTGGATTTTGAGGTCTCAGGGCTTGTTGTCTTCGCCAAGAACGCCGACAGCCATCGCGCGGCCAACGGCTGGTTTGAAAAAAAACAGGTCCATAAGTCCTATCAAGCTCTGACGACATCTCAAAGTTTTGTTCACATACCGGCCGATGTTGAAAACAATCGCGAGGCGATTTCTTTGGTTCCGGGACAAGGGTATGCCTGGGAAAGCCGCCAGCTGCGTGGGAAACGTCGAGCTTATGAAAGTTCACAAGGAAAGCCATGTCTGACTCATGCTCACTTTTTAGGAACAAATCCCGCCGGATTTTTGCAATGGGATTTAGAGCCGGTGACTGGAAGACCGCATCAGCTGCGCTTTGATCTCAGTCGCCACGGGTTTCCGATTGTTGGAGACATTTTGTACGGATCCAGTGTGGAATGCGCGCCGAACACAATCGCGCTTCGCTCTTACCGCATCGATTTTCAGAGTTGTGCGCAAGCCGCAAAATTCGGACTGCCTTCAAAAATTGAAGTCATTGCTCTATAA
- a CDS encoding RlmE family RNA methyltransferase, which yields MTYNPRDHYFRKAKQENFAARSVFKLEEIDQKFKIFRGVKTVLDLGASPGSWSQYASKVVGDHGRVLGVDLSPVTVKLKNAVFIQADLRDLNLEDIFKEHGFLPPFDIVMSDMAPKTTGIRMTDQARSMELCELALDVARRFLKKDGHFVCKLFHSDDFSKLRDEMKRVFQKVEAVKPDSTRKISKEIFLVGITKK from the coding sequence ATGACTTACAATCCTCGTGATCACTATTTCCGTAAAGCCAAGCAAGAAAACTTCGCGGCTCGTTCCGTTTTTAAGCTTGAAGAGATCGACCAAAAGTTCAAAATCTTTCGTGGCGTAAAAACGGTTTTAGATCTAGGGGCTTCACCCGGCTCCTGGTCTCAATATGCTTCAAAAGTGGTGGGCGATCACGGCCGCGTTTTGGGTGTGGACCTAAGTCCAGTCACGGTGAAACTTAAAAACGCCGTTTTTATCCAAGCAGATTTACGCGATCTCAATTTAGAAGATATTTTTAAGGAGCACGGGTTTCTGCCACCTTTTGATATTGTTATGTCCGACATGGCGCCAAAAACCACGGGCATCCGCATGACCGATCAAGCCCGGTCCATGGAGCTTTGTGAACTGGCGTTGGATGTGGCGCGAAGATTTCTAAAAAAAGACGGGCACTTTGTCTGCAAACTTTTTCATAGCGACGATTTCAGCAAGCTTCGTGATGAAATGAAAAGGGTTTTCCAGAAAGTGGAAGCTGTGAAGCCGGACTCGACCCGCAAGATTTCTAAAGAAATATTCTTGGTGGGAATCACGAAAAAATGA
- a CDS encoding S8 family peptidase, translating into MKTVTLTTKLFISAILLFPAMARPQQQEDVVVAIIDTGIDVNHPLLKDHLWTNPVGGLHGWNFSSNNSDIEDNHGHGTHIAGIILRKAPSKRIKFMVLKYYDPLKTGEDNLTASIEAIKYATKMKADIINYSGGGDLKSPLEEAAIRDAQKQGIVFVAAAGNEGRNTDRVGYFPAGYRLSNIISVAATDSRQRLLASSNYGSESVDIAAPGKNVYSSLPGGKYGFMSGTSQATACVTGLVAALMVRTEKTLSPEDVKRVLVKAATKDRQLAKKIRSEARISSLQASFFTN; encoded by the coding sequence ATGAAAACTGTGACACTCACAACGAAACTTTTTATCTCAGCAATTTTACTTTTCCCTGCGATGGCGCGACCACAACAACAAGAAGATGTGGTGGTCGCGATCATCGACACCGGAATTGATGTGAATCATCCCTTATTAAAAGATCACCTTTGGACGAATCCCGTTGGCGGACTCCACGGATGGAATTTCTCTTCTAACAATAGCGATATCGAGGACAACCACGGACACGGTACTCATATCGCGGGGATTATTTTAAGAAAGGCTCCTTCGAAACGCATCAAGTTTATGGTCTTAAAATATTATGACCCCTTAAAAACCGGCGAGGACAATTTAACGGCGTCCATTGAGGCCATTAAGTACGCCACAAAAATGAAAGCAGATATTATCAACTATTCGGGCGGTGGTGATTTAAAGAGCCCGCTGGAGGAAGCTGCCATTCGTGATGCGCAAAAACAGGGAATCGTTTTTGTCGCCGCGGCCGGTAATGAAGGGCGCAATACCGATCGCGTCGGCTACTTTCCAGCGGGCTATCGTTTGAGCAATATTATTTCGGTGGCGGCCACCGATTCGCGCCAACGTTTACTTGCAAGCTCGAACTATGGGTCTGAATCCGTCGACATCGCTGCCCCCGGCAAGAATGTTTACTCTAGCTTGCCCGGCGGTAAATATGGATTTATGTCTGGGACCTCCCAAGCCACGGCCTGCGTGACGGGACTCGTAGCGGCCCTCATGGTGCGCACCGAAAAAACTTTGAGCCCCGAGGATGTAAAGCGGGTTTTGGTCAAAGCCGCGACCAAAGATCGTCAATTGGCTAAAAAAATACGCTCAGAGGCCCGGATTTCATCTCTTCAAGCCTCATTTTTTACGAACTAA
- a CDS encoding MFS transporter codes for MDVAEKKRIRSWAFYDWANSAFATTIMAGFFPVFFKEYWSPGIDAVTTTARLGTVISISSLIMACLSPTLGVVADLKGFKKGFCFFFTAMGVLSSFWLGFIPMGGWEAAMWAYGIGFLGFNAAIVFYESLLPHVAPAKDLDYVSSLGYSMGYLGGGVLFLFNVLMYLFPHWFGITDGVTAVRLSFVTVAVWWTIFSIPLFKNIPEPAAERSVENVGRLTLASIQRLKETAQSMKAEPNIAIFLISYWLFIDGVYTVMTMAVDYGMSIGLGSKDLIAALLITQFIGFPCAYYFGTVTKRWGTKKPILCCIAAYSVAVILATWMSEAWQFYALAIMIGMVQGGVQSLSRSMFARMIPKDLSGEYFGFFNIVGRFASILGPLVVAVGVTVTGNSRLGLVGLLVLFISGSWLLMKVKEPA; via the coding sequence GTGGACGTGGCAGAAAAAAAGCGTATTCGCAGTTGGGCTTTTTATGATTGGGCCAATAGTGCCTTTGCAACCACGATCATGGCCGGGTTTTTTCCCGTATTTTTTAAAGAATACTGGAGCCCCGGTATTGACGCCGTCACCACCACGGCCCGCTTAGGGACCGTCATCTCTATTTCCAGTCTTATCATGGCTTGCCTAAGCCCCACATTAGGAGTGGTGGCCGACCTCAAGGGCTTTAAAAAAGGTTTCTGCTTTTTTTTCACCGCGATGGGAGTTCTTAGCAGCTTCTGGTTGGGATTCATTCCCATGGGGGGCTGGGAAGCGGCCATGTGGGCTTACGGGATCGGGTTTTTAGGGTTTAATGCGGCCATTGTTTTTTATGAATCATTACTGCCTCATGTGGCTCCCGCGAAAGACTTAGATTACGTCTCCTCGCTGGGATATTCGATGGGGTATTTGGGCGGCGGTGTTTTATTTTTATTTAACGTCTTGATGTACTTATTCCCACACTGGTTTGGAATTACAGATGGCGTCACCGCCGTGCGCTTATCTTTTGTGACGGTGGCGGTGTGGTGGACGATCTTCAGTATTCCGTTGTTTAAAAATATTCCGGAGCCGGCAGCGGAGCGATCGGTTGAAAACGTAGGGCGTTTGACGTTAGCCAGTATTCAACGGCTTAAAGAGACTGCACAATCCATGAAGGCCGAACCGAATATCGCGATCTTTTTAATTTCTTATTGGCTCTTTATTGACGGCGTTTACACCGTGATGACGATGGCCGTGGATTACGGTATGTCGATTGGATTGGGATCAAAAGATTTGATTGCGGCTTTGCTGATCACCCAGTTCATTGGCTTCCCTTGTGCTTATTACTTCGGAACAGTGACCAAGCGTTGGGGCACAAAAAAACCGATTCTCTGTTGTATCGCGGCTTACTCCGTCGCCGTGATTTTGGCGACCTGGATGTCCGAAGCTTGGCAATTTTATGCTTTGGCGATCATGATCGGGATGGTGCAAGGGGGTGTTCAGTCTTTAAGCCGCTCCATGTTTGCGCGCATGATTCCTAAAGACCTTAGTGGCGAGTACTTTGGATTTTTCAATATCGTGGGCCGCTTTGCTTCGATCCTGGGGCCATTGGTGGTGGCCGTCGGTGTGACCGTGACGGGCAATTCGCGTTTAGGATTGGTGGGTCTTTTAGTGCTCTTTATTTCGGGCAGCTGGCTTTTAATGAAGGTGAAAGAGCCGGCTTAG